Within Streptomyces sp. NBC_00704, the genomic segment ATGTCCGGCTCGGGCACCGGCGCGGAGTCCGACCTCTGGTCGCTGGGCGCGCTGCTGTGCACGGCGCTGAGCGGCGAGTCGCCGTTCCGGCGCGACTCCTTGGGCGGCATCCTGCACGCCGTCGTGTTCGCGGAGATCCGCACGCCCCCGCAGGCCGCCCCCCTGCTGCCCGTCGTGCGAGGGCTGCTGGAGCGCGATCCCGAGAGACGGCTCGGCGCGGCGGAGGCGGAGCGGCTGCTGCGCGCCTTTCTGGACACCGGGCGCACACCGCCGCCCGTGTCGTCCGGCTACACCCCGACCCAGGCGGACCTGCCCCGCCCGGACGCCCCCGAGCGGGAGCGTTCCACGCGCGGCGTGCTGGTGGCCGCGCTGCTGGCGGCCGCCATGGCCGGGGCGGGCGTGTCGGCGGCCGCGCTGCTGGTGAAGGGGGACGGCGACCGGGGGCGCCCGCCCGTGAGTTCCCCGCCGGGCGCGTCGGCGAGCGTCACGCCGGGGCGGCCGGGCAGCGGCGGCGCGCCGAGTCCGTCGGCGACGCCGAGCGCCACGCCGACGGGGGTCCACGGAACGTCCCGCGCCACGGTGCCGGTCGCCCCCCGTCCGGTGACCGGCATGCCGTCCGCGCCGTCGGGATACCGTGTGGCCGACGACCCGGCCGGGTTCGCGCTCGCCGTGCCGGCGGACTTCACCCGCGAGCCGCAGGGCGAGCGGGTGTTCTTCCTGTCGCCGGGGCAGGTCTTCCGGCTCGGGGTCAAGGTGTCCGACGCGGCCCCGGACGGCCCGCTCGCGGTGATGGAGCGGGCGGCCGCCAAGGGCCCGGACACCAACCCGGGCTACCACGACGGCCAGGTCACCGAGACCTCGCACGGCGGACGGCCCGCCGCCCTCTGGCAGTTCACCTGGGACGGCTTCAGCGCGGCGGAGGGTCCCCGGCACACGTACGACCTGTGCTGGACGGAGGGCGGACGGCAGTACGACGTGTGGGTGTCCGCTCCGGTCGGGAAGGTGCGCGAGGCGCGGGAGTACTTCGACGTCGCGGTCGACACGTTCGTGCCCCGGTAGCCCGTGCCTCGCCGGCTCGCGCTTCGGTGGCCGGTGCCTCGGTGGCTCGCGCTTCGGTGGCCGGTGCCTCGGTGCCTCGGTGGCTCGTGCTTCAGCGGCTCGTACTTCGGTGGTTCGTGACAGGGTAGTTGCACGGCACCAGTGGATATCGGCCTGCCTGGCGCGATATGGATGGACCATGAGCCACAACGGGGGCGTCGGCCACGAGTCCGATGAAACGACGAGTTTTGTTCTGCAACCGCCGAACCCGAACCCGAATCCGCCGAATCCGCCGAACCCGACCCCGCCGAACCCGCGGGCGGCCGTGCCCGGGCCGGGGCCGTCCGAGCACGGGCCGGAAAGCGGGCCGGGTCCGTCCGAGCCGGGGCCGGAGGGCGGGCCGGGGGTCGGGCGGCTCGTCGCCGGGCGCTACCGGCTGCTGGCGAAGCTCGGGCACGGCGGCATGGGCACGGTGTGGCGCGCCAAGGACGAGACGGTGGACCGCGAGGTCGCCGTCAAGGAGCCCCGCGTGCCGGACCATCTTCCGGAACGCGAACGCGCCAACGCGTACGAGCGGATGCGCCGCGAGGCGCGGGCCGCGGCCCGGCTGGACCATCCGGCCGTGGTCCGCGTGCACGACGTCGCGGTCGTGGACGGGCGGCCGTGGATCGTGATGGAGCTGGTGCGCGGGCGCTCGCTGGGCGACGTCCTCCAGGAGGGCACGCTCAGCGCGCGCGAGGCGGCCCGCGTCGGCCTGGAGGTGCTCGGCGCGCTGGAGGCCGCGCACGCGGCGGGCGTCCTGCACCGGGACGTCAAGCCGGACAACATCCTGCTCGGCGGCCACGACCGGATCGTCCTCACCGACTTCGGCATCGCCCAGATCGAGGGCGACACCCGGCTGACCGACACCGGCGGCATCATCGGCTCGCCCGAGTACCTCGCCCCCGAGCGGGTGCTGGGGCAGCGTCCGGGCCCGGCCGCCGACCTGTGGTCCCTGGGCGTGGTCCTGTACGCGGCGACCGAGGGAGTCTCCCCGTTCCGCCGCAGCAACACCCCGGCGACCCTCCAGTCCGTCCTGAACGCGGCGCCCGCGCCGCCCGCCGCCGCGCGGGGTCCGCTGGCCGAGGCCGTCAACGGGCTGCTGGAGAAGGACCCGGCGCGCCGTCCGACGGCCGCCCGGGTGCGCACCCTGCTGGAGGCCGCCGCACACCCGCCCGCCCCGCAGCCCGCCCCGCCCGCCGCCGTCCCGCCGCCCGGCCGGGAAGGCGCGCCCGCCGGGGCGTCCCGTGTCCGCCGCCGGTTCGGGCGCGCGGCCTGGACCGGGCTGGCGGCCGCCGTCGCGGCCGTGGCGGCGGCGGTGTACCTGGTGGTCGCCGACCCGTTCGCCGGGCCGCTGCCGGACGGGTGGAAGACCATGCACGACAAGGAGGTCACCGCGACGCTCGCGGTGCCCGACAGCTATGTGCGCGGCGAACCCGCCAAGGAGGCGCCCGCCGACGAGCACTGGGTGAGCTGGACCGATCCGAGCGGCGCGATCTCCGTCGTCCTGACGGTCAAGCGGGCGGCGGAGGACAAGGGGCACGAGATCAAGGACTCCGCCGCGGCCCAGATGTACGCCGACAACGGCGACTTCAAGGAGACCGGCGAGTACCGGCTCAACATGCCGAAGGGGCCGCGCACCAGCACCGACTCCGAGGTGACCTTCCACGGCCGCAAGGCCGCCGGGAACACCGTCGTCTACACCACCGACGACAGTCAGCACCCGGTCCCGCGCGAGCTGCGGATCCTGTACTACAAGTCCACCGGCGGCGACATGTACCAACTCGTGGTCGGCTACCCCGGAAAGGGCGACTTCACCTCGCGTGGCCGCGAGGTGGCCCGCACGGCCGTCGACAACCTGGAGATCGACCGGCCCTGACCGTTTTGCCGCCGAACCCGTCGCGAACCGACGGGAGTTGGCCGAAGATCGTGGTAGTCATGGAGGCATGAGCAACGACGGGGACCCGGCGGGCGCCGACGGCCGGACGCTGAACGGCCGTTACCGGCTGCTCGACCGCCTCGGGTCCGGCGGCTCGGGCACCGTGTGGCGGGGCCGCGACGAGCTGACGGAACGCGAGGTCGCCGTCAAGAAGCCCTGGCTGCCGGGCCGGCCCGGAGACGGGCCCTACCGGCGCGCGGCCCACCGTCTCCAGCGGGAGGCCCGCGCCGCCGCCCGCGTCGACCACCCCTGCGCCGTCACCGTCCTCGACGTCGTGGTGGAGGAGGGGACGGACGTCGAGGGCGGGCTCCCCTGGATCGTCATGGAGTTGATCCACGGCGAGTCCCTGCGCGAGACGCTGCGGCGCGGCCCGCTCGACCCCGCCGAGACGGCCCGGATCGGCCTCGCCGTCCTGGGCGCGCTGCGCGCCGCGCACGCCGTCGGCATCGTCCACCGGGACCTCAAGCCGTCCAACGTGCTGCTCGGCCGTCCCCCGCTCGCGAGCCCGCCCGGGCCGGGAGACCCCCCGGGCCGCGTCGTCGTCACCGACTTCGCCATCGCGCACGTCCCGGGCGAGGAGGCCTGGACCGCGACCGGCGACGCGACCGGCCGCCCGGACTTGGTCCCGGACTTCGTCGCCCCCGAGCGGACGTCCGGGCGGGGCGCGGGCCCGGCCTCGGACCTGTGGTCCCTCGGCGTCCTGCTCCACACGGCCGTCGAGGGCCGCTCCCCGTTCCCCGCGACGACCCCGTGGTCCGCGCCCGTCGCGCCCCTCCCCGGAGCACGGCACGAGCCGCCGGAGCCGCCCGAGCCCGAGCGGGCCGGCCCGCTCACCCCCCTCCTCCGGGCCCTCCTGCACCGCGACCCGGAACACCGGCCGACCCCCGAGGAGACGGCGGCCGCCCTGGAAGCGACCGGCACCGCCCCGGCCCGCCGCCCGACCGCCCCCTGCCCGGCCGAATCCCGGTGACGGCTCCCGGGATCCCCGGCAGCGATCCCGAGGCTCCTCGGCAGCGACGCTCGGATCCCGGGCGGCCGTCGCAGGCTCCCCGGCACCCCGGACCCCGGCAGCTCCCCGGCTCCTCGGCGGCGGCCCCAGGCTCCCCAGCGGCGGTCCCCGGAGCCCCAGCAACTCCTCGGATCGGCAGCTCCCCGGCGCCTCGGCGGCGGCCCCAGGCTCCCCAGCGGCGGTCCCCGGAGCCCCAGCAACTCCCCGGATCGGCAGCTCCCCGGCTCCTCGGCGGCGGCCCCAGGCTCCCCAGCGGCGGTGCCCGGAGCCCCGGCGGCTCCTCGGATCGGCAGCTCCCCGGCGCCTCGGCGGCGGCCCCAGGCTCTCCAGCGGCGGTGCCCGGAGCCCCGGCGGCTCCCCGGGTCCCGGCAGCGCCCCGGCGGAGGTCGTGGGTGCCGGAGAGGGCCGGGTGGGCGGCGGGCTCAACGCCCTGATCAGCAGGTTTGTTGCCAGTGAACGCTGGCGTCGTGTGTGCGGCCGGTGAATCCCTATTACCGGCGGGTACCCAAAGTCCCCCGCACGTCATACCCTGCGCCTCATGACGGACTCGCAGGCCGCGGAAAAGGCACCGGCAAAGACCGGCACGAACCCCCTCGCCCCCACCCCCACCGGCGTCCGCACCGCCGCCGACGTGGTGACCCCGGAACTGGTCGCCCAGCTCACCAAGGGCGTGACCGGCTCGGGCCGCACGGCCAACCACACGCCGTTCACCGGCGGGAAGCTCGCCGACCTGCCCGAGTCCACCCCCGAGGACGTCCTCAAGGCCTACGAGG encodes:
- a CDS encoding serine/threonine-protein kinase, translating into MSNDGDPAGADGRTLNGRYRLLDRLGSGGSGTVWRGRDELTEREVAVKKPWLPGRPGDGPYRRAAHRLQREARAAARVDHPCAVTVLDVVVEEGTDVEGGLPWIVMELIHGESLRETLRRGPLDPAETARIGLAVLGALRAAHAVGIVHRDLKPSNVLLGRPPLASPPGPGDPPGRVVVTDFAIAHVPGEEAWTATGDATGRPDLVPDFVAPERTSGRGAGPASDLWSLGVLLHTAVEGRSPFPATTPWSAPVAPLPGARHEPPEPPEPERAGPLTPLLRALLHRDPEHRPTPEETAAALEATGTAPARRPTAPCPAESR
- a CDS encoding serine/threonine-protein kinase; its protein translation is MSHNGGVGHESDETTSFVLQPPNPNPNPPNPPNPTPPNPRAAVPGPGPSEHGPESGPGPSEPGPEGGPGVGRLVAGRYRLLAKLGHGGMGTVWRAKDETVDREVAVKEPRVPDHLPERERANAYERMRREARAAARLDHPAVVRVHDVAVVDGRPWIVMELVRGRSLGDVLQEGTLSAREAARVGLEVLGALEAAHAAGVLHRDVKPDNILLGGHDRIVLTDFGIAQIEGDTRLTDTGGIIGSPEYLAPERVLGQRPGPAADLWSLGVVLYAATEGVSPFRRSNTPATLQSVLNAAPAPPAAARGPLAEAVNGLLEKDPARRPTAARVRTLLEAAAHPPAPQPAPPAAVPPPGREGAPAGASRVRRRFGRAAWTGLAAAVAAVAAAVYLVVADPFAGPLPDGWKTMHDKEVTATLAVPDSYVRGEPAKEAPADEHWVSWTDPSGAISVVLTVKRAAEDKGHEIKDSAAAQMYADNGDFKETGEYRLNMPKGPRTSTDSEVTFHGRKAAGNTVVYTTDDSQHPVPRELRILYYKSTGGDMYQLVVGYPGKGDFTSRGREVARTAVDNLEIDRP
- a CDS encoding serine/threonine-protein kinase, with protein sequence MGTEGDGDTARVVAGRYRLEARLGRGGMGIVWRATDQLLGRRVAVKELIQDDALSADEARGRRDRTLREARAVAQLSHPHIIVVHDVVEDAERPYIVMELIDGDSLADRIAAEGPLAPEEAARIAVALLGALRAAHAAGVLHRDIKPANVLLERDSDRVVLTDFGIAQIAGATTLTETGSFVGSPEYTAPERMSGSGTGAESDLWSLGALLCTALSGESPFRRDSLGGILHAVVFAEIRTPPQAAPLLPVVRGLLERDPERRLGAAEAERLLRAFLDTGRTPPPVSSGYTPTQADLPRPDAPERERSTRGVLVAALLAAAMAGAGVSAAALLVKGDGDRGRPPVSSPPGASASVTPGRPGSGGAPSPSATPSATPTGVHGTSRATVPVAPRPVTGMPSAPSGYRVADDPAGFALAVPADFTREPQGERVFFLSPGQVFRLGVKVSDAAPDGPLAVMERAAAKGPDTNPGYHDGQVTETSHGGRPAALWQFTWDGFSAAEGPRHTYDLCWTEGGRQYDVWVSAPVGKVREAREYFDVAVDTFVPR